The nucleotide sequence TCGCGTACGTTTCCGATTCTCTGGAGAACAACCCCACCTCCAGCACCAAGTACTCGTCAGGTTCTTCGCTGCTGCAGGTCAAAGGGGTGACTGAAGTTCCTAAGGCCTCCGATGCCCCTGTCGATCCAAAAATCCGGATTCCCGCCAAATACTCCGAACTGATCGTTCAGGCCACGCCCGAAGTGACCAGTCAGGATCTGGAGAGCAGCCTGAAGCTGGTTCAGGAACGACTCAGCACCGAGCCACTCCTCGATGAAGTGAATTCGTTCGACACCTCCGTCGCCAACGAGACGAAGTGGAGTGCGTTCTACGCCGTTACCGCCAGTTTGATCATGATCATCGTCTACATGTGGTTCCGGTTCGAGAAGGTCTACTTCGGGATCGCAGCTGTATCCGCTCTGGCGCACGACGTTCTCGTCACCCTCGGGGCGATCGCACTGGGTGCTTACCTCAGCAAAACACCCATCGGACCGCTGTTGATGCTCGAAGACTTCAAGATCAACATGAATCAGATCGCCTGTTTGCTGACCATCGTCGGTTACTCGCTGAACGACACGATCGTGATCTTCGACCGTATTCGAGAAATCAAAGGCAAGAACCCCAACATCACCTACAACATGATCAACCTGGCCGTGAATCAGACCTTGTCACGAACATTGCTGACGGCGTTCACCACCTTCCTGGTGGTGGTTGTGCTGTACATCGCAGGGGGTGAAGGGATCCACGGCTTCGCCTTCTCGATGCTCATCGGGGTTATCACTGGTTGCTACAGTACGGTCTACATCGCAAACCCCGTCCTGCTGTGGCTGGTCAACCGCGAAGCCGCCGCAAAGTCCGTCCCCCAGCGAGCTGGCGTCAAGCTGGGCAAGACGGGTGTCGCGTAGTCAAGTTTCTTCCTGACTCCCAAACCCGCCGTGAATCGAATTTGCGACAGGTTTGAGCAGAGCTCAGATCGAACATGGCAGTGAATGACAGAGGGACTGACAAATCACATCGATTTGTCAGTCCCTCGTCTTTTGAAATCGTCTTCGACCTCGTCTTTTGACAACTCAAGCATCCATCCTGCCGAGATATCGCCCGCATCGTGGCTGATGACCGCCCGTAAGCGGCCGTCGCAATACCCAGATATGCACGTCCAAGTCGGGTAGGCCCGGTTGACGCGTCCTCGCGGCTACCGGGTCGGCGCCAGCCGCAAGAGGTTTCCCCAATATCCACCAACCGGTCCAGTCAGTCTCTCTCCACGGGCGAGTTTCCGAGTTTCCAGCACGCGCAGTTCTCCGTTCGCTGGGTGAACGGAAAAAGGAAGGGGAGCACCAACCGGCACGCTCGTGAAGTCCGATGCATCCCCCGGAAAAAAAACGGCGAAACCAATCAGATCGTCGTTCGCGATCCCGCGGAGCCCGAGTCTTCCAGTCGTGGCCAGGCCAGCAGGAAGCGAGACCCCTCACCCAGCCGGCTTTTCACGGTGATTTCTCCCCCGTGCTCACGAATGATCTTCTGACTGACCGCAAGCCCTAGACCTGTTCCTCGCGCCCCCTTGGTCGACTCAAAGACATTAAAGATTCGCTGGAGCTGGTCTTCCACAATCCCCGGTCCATTGTCGGTGACACCAACCCAGAACATATCTGTCACGGGATCCAGCCCCGTTTCAATCTTCACCAGTGCCCGGTCAGACCCTTCCACCGCGTCGATCGCGTTGGTCACAATGTTGAGGACGGCCCGATGAATCCCCTCGGGATCAAAGGTGCACAGAGGGAGGTTCGTCGCCGGCTCAAACCGCAGCTCCACCGCAAACTCATTCGCCCGCGCCTGCATCAACTCGAACACGTCATGCACGGTGTCGTTGAGCTGTGACTGCTGGTAGGCCGGCTTTCGTTCTTTACTGAACGTCAGCATGTCCATTACGAGGTTGTAGATGCGATTCTGGTTCTTCTCGACAACGTGCCAGCCCTTGCGGACCAGTTCTTCGTTGTGACCATTCAGCCCCATATCGATCAGGTAGCTTCCACCCCGCACGCCCTGCAGGATGTTCTTGATGTGGTGGCTGAGGGTCGCAATCGTCTGCCCCATCGCCGCCATCCGTTCGGCTTTGACGAAGGCATGCTGATAACGATTGTTCTCCACAGCCAGTGCCGTATGCCGACCAATCGCAATGAGCAGCCTCAGTTGATCTTCCCGAAAGCCACCCGACTTTTCCCGCGGCATCAGGAACGAGTCTGCCGGAGTCGTGATGTCCACGTAGATCACGCCCATCAGCTGATGCCGCCCCTGCATGGGAACACACATCGCCTCACGGATCCCCGCCCGGAAAATACTGTCCGTCGGGTCAAACCGGGTATCATGCTGAGCGTCGGTCGTCCGGACCCCCTGGCACGTCTTTAACACGTAATCGACGATCGTTCTCGAGATCGGCATGCGTGCCCCGGGAACGCCCGCCACCCGCTGACTGGTGACCTGCGGCTGGATTTCTCCGGACTGAGGATCCGACAACAGCACGCATCCTCGATCCGCGAACACCGCCGAGACCGTCAGATCCAGCGTCCGCTGCAGCGACTGCTCCAGCGACGAAGAGGGGCGAGCCACCTCTTCCGCGATACGGTAGAGAACCGAAAGACTGTTGGGCGAGTCGGCCGCCTCATCGCGAGTCGGCGAACTCGTCTCGACAATCTCCTGGCCCATGTGAGTGACAATGCTGGAACGGTCGGCCGGATCGTGGCGACGCAGCAGGTTCACCCGTTCCGCCGCATTGTCTTTCCAACTGTCGCGAGAAGCGTTGCTGAAGAGCAGCAGCGTATTACCAAGCTGTATCTGGTCTCCGTCCACAAGCATGTGTGAGCGAATCGCCACACCGTTGACGAGCGTTCCGTTGGAGCTGTTGCGATCCGTCAGCACGAACTCGTCTTTGACGCGCTGGATCGTACAGTGATTTCGGGAGACTTCGTTGTCGAGAATGCG is from Schlesneria sp. DSM 10557 and encodes:
- a CDS encoding ATP-binding protein; translation: MGFEDGIEKVVDRGADVVKNASLLVVQGVEQGARFELGDRPLAMGRDARNDIRILDNEVSRNHCTIQRVKDEFVLTDRNSSNGTLVNGVAIRSHMLVDGDQIQLGNTLLLFSNASRDSWKDNAAERVNLLRRHDPADRSSIVTHMGQEIVETSSPTRDEAADSPNSLSVLYRIAEEVARPSSSLEQSLQRTLDLTVSAVFADRGCVLLSDPQSGEIQPQVTSQRVAGVPGARMPISRTIVDYVLKTCQGVRTTDAQHDTRFDPTDSIFRAGIREAMCVPMQGRHQLMGVIYVDITTPADSFLMPREKSGGFREDQLRLLIAIGRHTALAVENNRYQHAFVKAERMAAMGQTIATLSHHIKNILQGVRGGSYLIDMGLNGHNEELVRKGWHVVEKNQNRIYNLVMDMLTFSKERKPAYQQSQLNDTVHDVFELMQARANEFAVELRFEPATNLPLCTFDPEGIHRAVLNIVTNAIDAVEGSDRALVKIETGLDPVTDMFWVGVTDNGPGIVEDQLQRIFNVFESTKGARGTGLGLAVSQKIIREHGGEITVKSRLGEGSRFLLAWPRLEDSGSAGSRTTI